The stretch of DNA TGATGGATCAAGAAGTAGTGACtttggatgcatgcatgttactACGTTGCATGGAACACACGCTTGGAGTGGAAGCAAGCTTAAGTTtcagaaagagaagaaaaagaaaagagagtgagagagagatctCTAACAGTGCAGTGATTGTACTATCAGATTGTACTACATCGTACTGTATATTATAAGGGCATGTTCTTAAATATATCAGTAAAAAGAGTCTATTTCATAATGACACGTGTAAAGATAGAGTCAGGTggatttcttcattaatacaataaaatatttttattacgttagttttctttttatatatccaCATGTAacaaagttttctttaataaattttaaaaatcgaCTCTAAGTCGTTGCTATATATGACgacatattttctttctcctcctctcttttcGCCACGTCACCAGATTTACTTACAACGTGATCAAGACAGTTAACTAATAAACGCCTTAATTTGTACGCGCCCTAAGCAGCTAGCATGTACATCTCTCCAACTGGATCTTGATCGATCATGTCCCTGAAAGTCGCTGAAAGGATATCgatgtcgtcgatcgtcgagCATGAACTCATGATATGCATTCGCATGGTGACATGACATAGCTTTAATAGGCTTTGGTCGATCGATGATAACGTCGACGTACATactaagtttaaatttaactactGACGTGTACGGTTATTATAGGACGCAGGTAATATGAGCTTCACTCGATTGATCATCTGCACTCAGGGATGGAACTTAGTAACACCTGAGTACTCTAACGGCTTTGTGCTTTTAGTGAAAAACGACATGCTCGTCGACATCGAGACGTCCGTTGCGACTTCGTGGTTCTCTAGGATTTGCCAGTCAGTCTTCGGAGGTGCCCATGAGGGGTTTGCGTGCATGCGTTCTTATGGGAATGTGCAGCCAGTCTTCGGAGATGCTCATAGGAGGGTTTACGTGTGTGCATTCTTAGGAAAGTATGTGCGTTCGTTGTGAGCGCCTGTAGTGTGTTCTCATTCACATCGGCGAAGCTGCATGTACAAAGGGGTTCCTGGGAccccttgaaaaaaaaattagccaaagtttattaattttcaccatatattaataactCCGATCCAAATTCAGACACCGTTAGCACTGCAGAATAAATCAGTGGCACTCCCCTCTATTTCGCTCTAGCTTCGTCCCTGCtcatacaaaaataataataataaactgGCAAGCCGTAACGTAACGTACGATAGAATTCCAAGTAGCCTGTCAACGAGTCAACGTAATTAAGCGCCAACGCAAGCCAATCGATGCCGGAAGCGGAAGCGGAATCGGAATCGGAATCGGAATCGGAATCGGAATCAGAATCTCAGCGATCTATTAAACTGGGCCGCGTGCATTCCCACCTCAGTTGTTTGGGCTGGGCTCATTTTGATCCGCGACATGAACTAAAACGGGCCGGATTCCAAAGTATTGGGCCGCGATCCGTGGAGGAATTCGACGATCCCGTCTACGAATGGTGCGAGTGGCCCAAAAGAAGAGATCGTATGTGTAAGCATATTATCTGAAAGGTCATATGTGTAAGCATTcttaattatataagttttatagttattttatttttcgttgttttttatctatttgttAATCGCtctgtattttatatattctttacTATACATAAAATGTCCTACTCTATATTTGATTGGATAggtatacatgtatatagcATTATCTTAACATACGAGCCTATCTGAGATCCTAATCAGTGTTCAATTTAGTGAAATCAGTCGTGGcatgttattttgtttttgatttgCATCTAGTAGATGAATTTGTACGCCTAAATAAGCGATTTACAAGTTCATGCTCTAAATTGCATACACCATGCAAGTTCGTGCATCGGTATTGTAATTCAatcaatatattaatttctcaacccaaaataattatattataaaaacatatttaatactGGATTTAATTAAAACTAGTTTCATGGTATGAATATTagtacttatttttataaaaaaatggttaaatttaaagatgtttgacttagaACAAATCTAAGTGGTTTCTAATAGGGTTAATATGAAGTGAGGGAGTACTTGGTTTAGGCCCATCTGCACAAGTTATATGGTAGGCCAGGCCAATAGACTTCTCAGGCCACGACAGACGGATTCGGAAAGAAAGTAGTACAACGAAATTAGCAAGGTTTTGGATGATCGCGAATTCACCGTGTGCAGGTAGAGTTGGTTAATTCCAATTTTGATGTGCAAATCCAAGAAAATGTGTTTTGTTCTACTCATGGTACTGTGCTTTGGTTCATTGACAAAAAAGAatgtaaccaaaaaaaaacaatgaaaaaaagaacagagaaCAAATTTGCCATCGACGGCATTGATCAGCAGCTCATTATATTCTCTTGTATTTTCTTTGCTTCAGGACGACGAGGTCAGGGTGTTACAACAAATGAAATGAAGGCTACATCAGCTGCACTTCTTCTCAACAGCTAAACCCTTTCAAAGTCACTGTACAGTGAGGGATATGAGATCTTCCAATCCTCCAGAGATCATATTCTCTATACGTTTGAGACGTTATGATGTTGTGTAAAAGagcaaaatttggtatttctTTGTCATGAAAAACTCTTGCGTATAGTCGTGATAATCTGGTTGGACAGCTCAGTACCTCGCAGGATGAGATACAGTACAAAGGAAGCATAAGCAAGTACTGCCAGGCAGAGAATTGAACCAGACAACAGGCCTCTTATTTCTGAGGAGAAGAAATCCAGCAGGAGATAGCCATTGATTGTGATCAATAGTGTCGCCACTGTCCAGGTCACAGCCTGCATAAATTTGACAGAACCAAGTGAGAACACCATCGACTTtaacaccctcatcttttcggttatgtttataagtcaaaatttgaattttcaaccttaaatttgaagttgattttgggataCTTTAACCGAAGTTTGTTTTTCAggcttgacttttagatcgctaagaatacgtatataaaagttttattcacaaattatattgtttggaacaatcaccccctaagCTTTCAGGAAAGTCAAGTCCAAGAATGTCACAACAGTCTACAGCATCAATACAAGAATACAACCACTGCTTATAACTAAGTAGTTAACTATTTCATAAACATGCAGATAAAAACAGGTGGGAATTTGGGATATGTCCTATGCAGCATTCATGATTCACTACAGGTGTTTAATTCAATCCTAATAGAGTGGATGGCTTTTTCCTCAAGGCATGCAGTGGCATCTAGCAGCAAACTGTGCAATCATGAACAGGCAGAAACACATCTACAATCTGTAATTTCCGTAACAGAAAACCAGCTTAATTGACTACCGCATTTATGGCTGgatgatgttgtcgatggaaaaTATGGTCATTACATGAAACAAAAGGTGCATGATAGTTACTAAAAAGCAGGACAGGAATTGCGCCTGAGGACAATGACTTACTTGAGTGTTTCTACCTATTTTGAAAACTCCCATAACTTCCTCCTTGGAAACCAGAGTTATCAATGGAATCAGTGCAAAAGGGATCTGAATTGATTGAAGCACATTTAGCCACTCGTTTAGAACATCCAGTGCAGAGTCTGACGCATCAAAGAACAGTGCAACAATTATCGTTGGCACAATTGCAAAGCTTCGGGTGATCATTGACCTGATCCATTTTTTCAGCTTCAAATTCAGAAACCCACCCATTATAAACTGTCCAGCATATGTTCCTGTTATTGTACTGCTCTGGCCAGCAGCTAATAGCCCGATCCCCCAAATGTAGAGGATAGGGAAAAACCCTCCACCAAACTTCTCTTGTAGATACTGTCCAGCATTTTCAAGGCCAATACTGCCAGCTTCTTTTGTGCCATAAAATCCTTTTGCAAAAACAGTTGTTACAAAGAGATTTATCATGAAGGACACAGCCAAGGCCATGGTTGACTCTATTGAATAGTATCTCAACGCTTCACGGACTTGGTGTTCTTTGTTTGGGTCTATTTTTCTCGACTGCACAAGTGCTGAATGGAGAAACACATTGTGTGGCATGATAACACATCCAACAACTCCAACTGCTTGTCTTATTGTCCTAGAGCTTAATTTTGGGACCAAAATACCTGTAGATGAAATTGCATGTGATAAATGGATCAGAGTGTGGGGCAACTTGCAGTACAAAAATACTGCTGATCAGTAGGGTCCTTACCTATTATCAGGCCCTTCATGTTGGGTTTAGTATCAGTGAACATCCATGCAAAGGAAACAGCCATAGTAGCAATTAGAATTGCAAATACAGCTTCTAATTTCCTCACTCCATAGTTTTCAAGAGACAGAAAAATGAAACTGAAAAAAGAACATCTGGTAAGATGATGAAACAGACAATGATGGTTCCACAATTTTCATGACTTTGAATATTAATCTTAAAGTAGACCTGACTTAGCAGCGTGCAAAGCACAAGGTACAGATTCACATTGAAACTagcaattttattaatattataaccAAATTAAGTTTAGCAGTGAACATGTGAGACTTGGCCAGACTTGTGTATCATATTAGAATAAATTAAAGCAGGGTCTAGAACAAGATATAAAATAACTCTAGATGGCGAACAACAGAACATGTCCTACTTTTATCAGAACCAAATGTCCCATCAAAGAATTGCATAAGCAGTGAGTACGGACTATGCATGTGGACACCAGAGAGCTCATGTCCAACTAAagtgaggtggtgtttagattgagaaaatttttaggaaaagtgtcatgtcaaatgtttgatcggatgtcggaaggggttttcggacacgaatgaaaaaacgaatttcatagctagcctgaaaaccgcgagacgaatcttttgagcctaattaatccatcattagcacatgttggttactatagcacttatgactaatcatgggctaattaggctcaaaagattcgtttcaagatttctttcataactgtacaattagttttttgattcatctatatttaatgctttatttaggtgttcaaaaattcgatgtgatgtttttggagaaaaattttggaaactaaacaaggcctgaaTTTAAAATACAGTATAGCTGTCATCAGCATCGATCGAGCTCGAAAAGGTCAGCATATACTTCATATCTATATTTCTCCAgaccaaattaaaaatatcatatgcCTCTCCTGACAGTTTTTTCAGAATCTAACATGACAACCTGAAATTGTGAAAAATGACCTTTGGAAGTACAGGAAGCGTAATTGTCCATATCTGAAAGCTGGACAATAATTTTTGCAATGCCATGACTCACAGCTAAAACAAAATTCAGACTTTATGTTTATGTAAAATGCACCGGGGCAAAAACtgcttcagtaaaaaaaaaggaacttgGTAACCAAATAATTGGAAAACcaccattcaaatttcatgaCAGATTTCGCTGGGTGTTTCCATCTTAGAGGTTCAGAATACTCCagtttttctattaaatacccagaataaataaaatttcaaaacttgCAAGTTGTGCTGAAGGTCCGCTATCTTTGGCCAACTCTTACCATCCTACTCATAGAGTAGCCTGAATTTGAAGTCAATCAATATACAGTACAGTGACATCTAACACCCTGATAGTACAAtgccaattaaaaaaaaacaaacctcAAAGCTGTGAAATTAATATAGGAATTAGTGTGGTTTACAACAAGATGAGAACTGAACAAACGCCTAAAAAATGTCTGGGATCTCAGACTGGTGTGAAGCTACAAATTAAACGAAAACAACAACTTAGCAGACGATCTAACAACTTCGCGCACATTGAAACCTCGCCCAAATGCCAAATCCAGCTCATAGTCTAAGATCACACTCAAAGTCGTTAGCAGCAACAACTACTAGtacatttcttttctcttttgaaGCATCAATCAACTAGGCTTAAAgctgtaacattttttttttcttttggaagcATCCCAACTGTAATAGTTGAAAAAAGTTGTAATCTTTTGGAACTATGGTGTGACCTCGTCGATCACAATCAGTAAAGCCATGAAAAAGATTGAACCACTCGTGAAGTGAATTACTGAACcgaccaacaaaaaaaaaagttggaagCAAACTGACTGACCAATCCATGGCGGTGATGACGACGCCGGCCCAGAGCGGCAGGAAGCCACGGCTGAGGATcttgatggcgatggcgctgCCGATCACCTCCTGGATGTCGGCCCCGACCATGGCGACCTCGGCCATGAGCCAGAGCGCCCGGCGCGCCCAGCAGGGGTACTCGTCGCGGCAGAGCTCGGCGAGGTGCCTCCCCgtggcgacgccgaggcgcGCGGCGAGCAGCTGCACGAGGAGGCCCATGGCGGTGGCCCAGAGGAGCAGCCACAGCAGCGtgtccccggccgccgcgccggcctgcAGGTCCCCCTCGAGGTTGCCCGGGTCGAGGAACGCGATGCTCATCAGGAACCCGGGCCCCGTGTACAGCCACAGCTTCCGCCACGAGAAGGGCGGCGaagcagcggcggaggcgaaccCGAACCCGTCCTCGGCCTCCACCAGGCCATCGGCGATGGACACGACGACCTTCTCGGTCGCCTCGTAGGCGCGCTCCtcgaggtcgtcgtcgtcgtcgtcgtcatcgtcgtcggagggggagggggagggggaggtggagggagggaggagggcgcgggcctcgtcgtcgggcgtggcgggggaggcggaggcggaggcgggggcgtgCTCGACGgcctctccggcggcggcggcggggagggaggcCATCGAGATGCGGGCGGGGGAGGTGGGCACGTGCCGTGCCTTCGTCTCGACGGGAGGGGATGCGGTGTGACGCGCAACAGTGTTGTCTCTGTTACGGCCATGCCTTTTTATATGGGTTCGGTACTCTGGGTACCACTCGCCATTCGGCATTTCGGCCTTTTTGGGTTTGGTTTctcggttttcttttttcaaaattcgGATAAAGCAACCCAAAATGCAGCAACGGCTTTCGCGCCAGTTGCTCCATCCGTTGCTTGTTTGGTTTCGATGCATAAATCAACCTCTTGTTCAGGCGGTAATCCTGGTAGAGTCTCATAGAAGACGTCGGTCAATTCTGACACCACTGGAATAGATGATAGGTTCTTGACCTCCGATTTCGTCTGCATGGCTGATACAAGGTAAGCGATACAACCTGACTCGATTAGATGCTGTGCCTGTAAAGCTGAGATTGTCGTGATTCGATCACCAACTTGTCTGAATTGCAATGAAAATGGCTTAGTCCCCGGTTTCTGGAATGTCACCTTCCTGCGAATCAATCGTGGCATGACGCATAGTCAACCATTCCAAGCCCAGCAACACATCCGCCAGTTTTGAAGTAAACCACGAATCAAAGCCTAGGGGTTTCACACCCGTTTGAGACAATACCATGAAAATTcgatatttta from Oryza brachyantha chromosome 12, ObraRS2, whole genome shotgun sequence encodes:
- the LOC102718890 gene encoding metal transporter Nramp6, translated to MPNGEWYPEYRTHIKRHGRNRDNTVARHTASPPVETKARHVPTSPARISMASLPAAAAGEAVEHAPASASASPATPDDEARALLPPSTSPSPSPSDDDDDDDDDDLEERAYEATEKVVVSIADGLVEAEDGFGFASAAASPPFSWRKLWLYTGPGFLMSIAFLDPGNLEGDLQAGAAAGDTLLWLLLWATAMGLLVQLLAARLGVATGRHLAELCRDEYPCWARRALWLMAEVAMVGADIQEVIGSAIAIKILSRGFLPLWAGVVITAMDCFIFLSLENYGVRKLEAVFAILIATMAVSFAWMFTDTKPNMKGLIIGILVPKLSSRTIRQAVGVVGCVIMPHNVFLHSALVQSRKIDPNKEHQVREALRYYSIESTMALAVSFMINLFVTTVFAKGFYGTKEAGSIGLENAGQYLQEKFGGGFFPILYIWGIGLLAAGQSSTITGTYAGQFIMGGFLNLKLKKWIRSMITRSFAIVPTIIVALFFDASDSALDVLNEWLNVLQSIQIPFALIPLITLVSKEEVMGVFKIGRNTQAVTWTVATLLITINGYLLLDFFSSEIRGLLSGSILCLAVLAYASFVLYLILRGTELSNQIITTIRKSFS